A window of Nocardioidaceae bacterium genomic DNA:
ACCACCTGGTCGGTGTTCCGCCTCGCCGACCTCTACGGCGACGCCGCGCCCGACCTGCGCGAGGCCGAGGCTGCCGAGGTCACCGAGCTGGTCGAGAAGCTCGCGACCGAGGACGTCACCGTGCGCGGTGTCTACGACGTCGCCGGCCTGCGCGCGGACGCCGACGTCATGGTCTGGTGGCACTCCGGCTCCTCGGACGCGTTGCAGGAGGCCTACCACGCGCTGCGTCGCACCGCCTTCGGGCGGCGCCTGGAGCCGGTGTGGTCACAGATGGCGCTGCACCGCCCGGCGGAGTTCAACAAGTCGCACATCCCCGCCTTCCTCGCCGACGAGGAACCGCGCGCCTACGTCTGCGTCTACCCCTTCGTCCGCTCCTACGAGTGGTACCTGCTGCCCGACGCCGAGCGCCGGGAGATGCTCAAGGAGCACGGCATGCAGGCGCGGCCGTACCCGGACGTGCGGGCCAACACCGTGGCGTCCTTCGGGCTCGGCGACTACGAGTGGATGCTGGCCTTCGAGGCCGACGAGCTGCACCGCATCGTCGACCTGATGCGCGACCTGCGAGCCTCCTCCGCCCGTCGACACGTGCGCGAGGAGATCCCCTTCTACA
This region includes:
- a CDS encoding chlorite dismutase family protein, which produces MSETPAPTSSETAARPSGKRPGQGKAAKELNEVIRYTTWSVFRLADLYGDAAPDLREAEAAEVTELVEKLATEDVTVRGVYDVAGLRADADVMVWWHSGSSDALQEAYHALRRTAFGRRLEPVWSQMALHRPAEFNKSHIPAFLADEEPRAYVCVYPFVRSYEWYLLPDAERREMLKEHGMQARPYPDVRANTVASFGLGDYEWMLAFEADELHRIVDLMRDLRASSARRHVREEIPFYTGRRIEVGPLLAQLP